One Mycobacteroides abscessus ATCC 19977 genomic window carries:
- a CDS encoding MDR family MFS transporter, with protein sequence MISVQRRNLIFVAVLLGMLLAALDGTIVATALPTVVADLGDAGHQSWVVTSYLLASTVATAVMGKFGDLFGRRTVFITCIVIFAGGSLLCGMAGSMAMLVGARAIQGLGSGGLMVTATALIGEIIPMRERGRYQGILGAVFGVTTVIGPLLGGLFTDHLGWRWAFYINLPISVVVIMVAAGAIPALAKATRPVIDYWGIVLIGLGASALTLATSWGGTTYPWSSPVIIGLFASSIAAIGTFVWVESRVPEPILPPRLFRDPVFTICCVLSFVVGFAMLGVMTYLPTFMQFVNGVSATVSGLRTLPMVAGMLITSTGTGTLVGRTGRYKRYPVAGTAIMAIALALLSRMDDSTPFVLQSLYLFILGVGIGASMQVLTLIVQNTARFDDLGVATSGVTFFRTIGSSFGAAIFGSLFSNFLTRELSSVNTPPEATQSPQALHALPHDAAVPVIHAYADSLDLVFLCAAPVAAVGFVLALFLKEVPLRGADTSLAVDMGEGFGMPNSVSPDKLLEIAIGNAMRGFPHVGLHKLREHAGVSMPIAPLWALVQANRFLRATGSAEVSRIAQWYRIPPEIVDPAFNELVANGYALRTNDHIWLTDSGREEVDKISEAINQYLIERLSRTPDFEDRADREQIQAALERISRRIVTDTDWRENPIAALPAASGAASPAR encoded by the coding sequence ATGATCAGCGTGCAGCGACGCAACCTGATTTTCGTCGCGGTCCTGCTAGGAATGCTGCTCGCCGCGCTGGACGGCACCATCGTCGCCACCGCTCTACCCACCGTCGTCGCCGATCTCGGCGATGCGGGACACCAGTCTTGGGTGGTCACCAGCTACCTGTTGGCCTCCACGGTGGCAACCGCGGTGATGGGCAAGTTCGGTGACCTGTTCGGACGGCGAACCGTCTTCATCACCTGCATCGTCATCTTCGCGGGCGGCTCGCTGCTGTGCGGCATGGCCGGCTCCATGGCGATGCTGGTGGGTGCGCGCGCCATTCAAGGGCTCGGTTCCGGTGGCCTGATGGTGACGGCGACGGCCCTGATCGGGGAGATCATCCCGATGCGCGAACGCGGCCGATATCAGGGCATTCTCGGCGCGGTGTTCGGGGTGACCACGGTGATCGGCCCTCTGCTCGGCGGGCTGTTCACCGACCATCTCGGGTGGCGCTGGGCCTTCTACATCAATCTGCCCATCTCCGTTGTGGTGATCATGGTTGCCGCCGGAGCCATCCCGGCGTTGGCGAAGGCGACGCGCCCCGTCATCGACTACTGGGGCATCGTGCTCATCGGCCTGGGCGCCTCCGCGCTGACTCTGGCCACCAGCTGGGGCGGCACCACGTACCCCTGGTCCTCGCCCGTGATCATCGGCCTGTTCGCGAGCTCGATCGCCGCGATCGGCACCTTCGTCTGGGTGGAATCCCGAGTGCCCGAACCGATCCTGCCTCCGCGCCTGTTTCGTGACCCGGTGTTCACCATTTGCTGCGTGCTGAGCTTCGTCGTCGGGTTCGCCATGCTCGGCGTGATGACCTATCTGCCCACCTTCATGCAGTTCGTCAACGGCGTCTCGGCCACCGTCTCCGGCCTACGCACCCTGCCCATGGTGGCGGGCATGCTCATCACGTCCACCGGAACCGGCACCCTGGTGGGACGCACCGGTAGGTACAAGCGTTACCCGGTCGCGGGTACCGCCATCATGGCCATCGCGCTGGCACTGCTATCCAGGATGGACGACTCCACGCCGTTCGTCCTGCAGTCGCTGTACCTGTTCATCCTGGGTGTAGGCATCGGCGCATCCATGCAGGTGCTCACCCTCATCGTGCAGAACACCGCCCGCTTCGACGACTTGGGCGTCGCGACATCGGGTGTCACGTTCTTCCGCACCATCGGCAGTTCCTTCGGCGCGGCCATATTCGGCTCACTGTTCTCCAATTTCCTTACGCGCGAACTCAGCTCGGTGAACACACCTCCCGAGGCCACCCAATCGCCGCAGGCGCTGCACGCACTACCGCATGACGCGGCGGTACCCGTCATCCACGCATATGCCGATTCCCTGGACCTGGTGTTCCTGTGCGCAGCACCGGTCGCCGCCGTCGGGTTCGTGCTCGCGCTGTTCCTCAAGGAGGTCCCGCTGCGCGGTGCCGACACGAGCCTTGCCGTGGATATGGGCGAAGGCTTCGGTATGCCCAATTCTGTCTCGCCGGACAAGCTGCTGGAGATCGCGATCGGCAATGCGATGCGTGGATTCCCGCACGTGGGCCTGCATAAGCTGCGCGAACATGCGGGCGTCTCGATGCCCATCGCGCCGCTGTGGGCACTGGTGCAGGCCAACCGCTTCCTGCGGGCAACCGGTTCCGCCGAGGTGTCCCGCATCGCACAGTGGTATCGCATACCGCCGGAGATCGTCGACCCCGCATTCAACGAACTCGTCGCCAACGGCTACGCCCTGCGCACCAACGATCACATCTGGCTCACCGATAGCGGCCGGGAAGAGGTCGACAAGATCAGCGAGGCCATCAACCAGTATTTGATCGAACGGCTTTCCCGTACACCAGATTTCGAAGATCGCGCAGACCGGGAGCAGATTCAGGCGGCACTGGAACGCATTTCGCGCCGAATTGTCACCGACACCGATTGGCGCGAGAACCCTATCGCTGCGCTGCCCGCGGCGTCTGGGGCGGCGTCACCAGCGCGGTAA
- a CDS encoding PaaI family thioesterase, giving the protein MTSEHLPTDQFPGFLGIESVSFDDGRVTAELPIRGEHFAPNGFVHAAVIVGLADTLCGYGCLASLPEGASGFTTVELKTNFLGAAREGKLTAVAVPVHRGRSTQLWDATVTSRDGRTVAVFRCTQLVLWPRG; this is encoded by the coding sequence ATGACAAGCGAACACCTGCCCACAGACCAATTTCCCGGATTTCTGGGCATCGAGTCGGTCTCGTTCGACGACGGCCGGGTCACTGCCGAGTTGCCGATTCGTGGAGAACACTTCGCCCCGAACGGCTTCGTGCATGCTGCCGTCATAGTGGGGCTCGCGGACACCTTGTGTGGCTACGGATGCCTGGCCTCGTTGCCCGAGGGGGCATCAGGATTCACCACTGTCGAACTGAAGACGAATTTCCTGGGCGCCGCCCGTGAAGGCAAGCTCACCGCCGTCGCCGTGCCGGTACATCGCGGACGTTCCACGCAGCTGTGGGATGCGACGGTGACCTCCCGCGACGGGCGCACCGTGGCGGTGTTCCGCTGCACCCAACTGGTGCTTTGGCCGCGCGGCTGA
- the adh gene encoding aldehyde dehydrogenase, translating into MAKYAAPGTEGSAVTFAPRYDNFIGGEWVAPADGQYFENASPIDGKVFTRVARGTAPDIEKALDAAHAAAEAWGNTSAAERSNALLRIADRMEQHIERLAVAETWDNGKPIRESLNADIPLAIDHFRYFAGVLRAQEGSISEIDHDTVAYHFHEPLGVVGQIIPWNFPLLMAVWKLAPALAAGNCVVLKPAEQTPASILVLMELIADLLPSGTVNVVNGFGVEAGKPLASSPRIAKIAFTGETTTGRLIMQYATENIIPVTLELGGKSPNIFMPDVMAADDAFLDKALEGFTMFALNQGEVCTCPSRALVHASIYDEFIARAITRVEAIVGGDPLDEDTMIGAQASNDQYEKILSYIDIGRQEGAQVLTGGDARKVSEYPDGAYIQPTVFAGTNNMRIFQEEIFGPVLSVAKFDSLDEALKIANDTLYGLGAGVWSRDMTNAYRLGRGIKAGRVWTNCYHQYPAHAAFGGYKKSGIGRENHKMMLDHYQQTKNILVSYSPDAAGFF; encoded by the coding sequence ATGGCGAAGTACGCGGCACCCGGAACCGAGGGCAGTGCAGTCACTTTCGCGCCCAGGTACGACAACTTCATCGGCGGGGAATGGGTTGCCCCGGCGGATGGCCAGTACTTCGAGAACGCCTCTCCGATCGACGGCAAGGTGTTCACCCGGGTTGCCCGCGGTACCGCGCCGGATATCGAGAAGGCGCTGGACGCGGCGCACGCCGCGGCCGAGGCGTGGGGTAACACCTCGGCCGCTGAACGGTCGAACGCCTTGCTGCGGATCGCCGACCGGATGGAACAGCACATCGAGAGGCTCGCGGTCGCCGAAACCTGGGATAACGGCAAGCCGATTCGGGAAAGCCTGAACGCTGATATCCCGCTGGCAATCGATCACTTCCGCTACTTCGCCGGCGTGCTCCGAGCCCAAGAGGGTTCGATCTCCGAGATTGACCACGACACCGTGGCCTATCACTTCCATGAGCCGCTGGGCGTTGTCGGGCAGATCATCCCGTGGAACTTCCCCCTGTTGATGGCCGTGTGGAAGCTGGCTCCGGCGCTGGCGGCGGGCAACTGTGTGGTGCTCAAGCCCGCCGAACAGACGCCCGCCTCGATCCTGGTGCTGATGGAGCTGATTGCCGACTTGCTGCCATCCGGAACCGTCAACGTGGTCAACGGTTTTGGTGTGGAGGCGGGTAAGCCGCTGGCCTCCAGTCCGCGCATCGCCAAGATCGCGTTTACCGGCGAGACCACCACGGGGCGCCTCATCATGCAGTACGCGACGGAGAACATCATCCCGGTCACGCTGGAACTCGGCGGTAAGAGCCCCAACATCTTCATGCCCGACGTGATGGCCGCCGACGACGCCTTCCTGGACAAGGCGCTTGAGGGCTTCACCATGTTCGCGCTCAACCAGGGTGAGGTGTGCACCTGCCCCTCGCGTGCGTTGGTGCACGCATCCATCTACGACGAGTTCATCGCGCGTGCCATCACGCGCGTGGAGGCGATCGTAGGCGGTGATCCGCTCGACGAAGACACCATGATCGGTGCGCAGGCAAGCAATGACCAATATGAAAAGATCTTGTCGTACATCGATATTGGGCGGCAAGAGGGTGCGCAGGTACTGACCGGCGGAGATGCGCGCAAGGTTTCCGAATATCCCGACGGCGCCTACATCCAGCCCACGGTGTTCGCCGGTACCAACAACATGCGCATCTTCCAGGAGGAGATTTTCGGCCCGGTGCTGTCGGTGGCGAAGTTCGACTCATTGGATGAGGCATTGAAGATCGCCAACGACACCCTGTATGGCCTCGGCGCCGGGGTGTGGTCGCGCGATATGACCAACGCCTACCGGCTGGGTCGCGGTATCAAGGCCGGGCGGGTGTGGACCAACTGCTACCACCAGTACCCGGCGCATGCCGCTTTCGGCGGCTACAAGAAGTCGGGCATCGGGCGTGAGAACCACAAGATGATGCTCGACCACTATCAGCAGACCAAGAACATCTTGGTGAGCTATTCGCCCGATGCCGCGGGCTTCTTCTGA
- a CDS encoding DUF779 domain-containing protein, giving the protein MPRASSDEGSPEESGILINRVELTPAAAELLASLVAKHGPVMFHQSGGCCDGSAPMCYPRGEFRVGASDVLLGEVSRDTPFWMSADQFEYWSHTHLTVDVVPGRGSGFSLEAPEGVRFLIRSRLFTDDEVLALANQPVRTGADG; this is encoded by the coding sequence ATGCCGCGGGCTTCTTCTGATGAGGGTTCACCGGAAGAAAGTGGGATCCTGATCAATCGCGTCGAACTCACGCCGGCTGCGGCGGAATTGTTGGCTTCGCTGGTGGCCAAACATGGCCCTGTGATGTTCCACCAGTCCGGTGGCTGCTGTGACGGCAGCGCGCCGATGTGTTATCCGCGGGGAGAGTTCCGCGTCGGTGCATCGGATGTACTGCTCGGCGAAGTTAGCCGCGATACCCCATTCTGGATGAGTGCAGACCAGTTCGAGTACTGGTCGCATACACATCTGACGGTCGACGTGGTACCTGGGCGGGGATCGGGATTTTCGCTGGAGGCACCCGAGGGGGTGCGGTTTCTGATCCGCTCCAGGCTTTTCACCGATGACGAGGTGCTGGCATTGGCGAATCAGCCGGTCCGAACCGGCGCCGACGGCTGA
- the yaaA gene encoding peroxide stress protein YaaA, with protein MIVLLPPSETKHEGGDGPPLRLNELATPTLNPVREALVDELIALAADPDACRQALGISASQDAEIQRNAELRMSPTMPALHRYTGVLYDNLDVTSLRGASAARARARLAVGSALFGLLRADDPVPAYRLSASSKLPGKPTLAARWRPVLEPVLAELAAGELVVDLRSGSYAGLGRLPHAVTVDCLTEHPDGRRTVITHFNKAHKGKLARILAGSRAEPNDAASVATVARRAGLHVERDGNTLTIVVSP; from the coding sequence GTGATCGTGCTGCTGCCGCCCTCGGAAACCAAACACGAAGGCGGCGACGGCCCACCTTTGCGCCTGAACGAATTGGCAACGCCCACGCTGAACCCGGTGCGTGAAGCACTGGTGGACGAGCTCATCGCCCTTGCCGCCGACCCAGACGCGTGCAGGCAGGCACTGGGCATCTCCGCATCCCAGGATGCGGAGATTCAGCGCAACGCCGAGCTGCGCATGTCCCCCACCATGCCCGCCCTGCACCGGTACACCGGCGTGCTGTACGACAACCTGGACGTGACATCGCTGCGTGGCGCCTCCGCCGCCAGGGCACGTGCACGCCTCGCTGTCGGTTCGGCACTGTTCGGGCTGTTACGGGCCGATGATCCGGTGCCTGCCTACCGTCTGTCGGCGTCGTCCAAGCTGCCCGGAAAGCCCACCTTGGCCGCACGCTGGCGGCCGGTATTGGAGCCGGTGCTCGCCGAGCTGGCGGCAGGCGAGCTGGTGGTGGACCTGCGCTCGGGTTCCTATGCGGGCCTGGGCCGGCTACCCCACGCCGTGACGGTCGACTGCCTCACCGAGCATCCCGATGGCCGGCGCACGGTGATCACCCATTTCAACAAGGCGCACAAGGGGAAACTGGCGCGCATCCTGGCAGGAAGCCGTGCCGAACCCAACGACGCCGCGTCGGTGGCCACCGTCGCCCGCCGCGCGGGGCTACATGTCGAGCGCGACGGCAATACGCTGACGATCGTCGTCAGTCCTTAG
- a CDS encoding VOC family protein: MPTRDETPLGAPAWIDLASSDLEKSKAFYSALFGWTLQEAGPEYGGYINAYKDGKAVAGMITNNPEWNAPDAWTTYFATEDIDATLQKAVTHGGTNCLPPMEVPQLGYMALFADPAGAMVGLWQPLAHKGFQLVGEGGAPVWHELNTREYDRAVDFYTTVLGWNTKIEGDSADSRYACAQHDGAPIAGVNDASVGQWALPEGVPAHWAVYFGTDDTDAGAAKAAELGGAVLAPAQDTPYGRMALIRDTTGGTFWLCSVDS, encoded by the coding sequence ATGCCCACTCGTGACGAAACTCCGCTCGGAGCCCCAGCATGGATCGACCTCGCCTCGTCGGACCTCGAGAAGTCGAAGGCGTTCTACAGTGCGCTGTTCGGCTGGACGTTGCAGGAGGCGGGCCCCGAGTACGGCGGCTATATCAATGCGTACAAGGACGGTAAAGCCGTTGCGGGAATGATCACCAACAACCCGGAGTGGAATGCTCCCGACGCGTGGACCACCTACTTCGCTACCGAAGACATCGATGCCACCCTGCAGAAAGCGGTGACACACGGCGGTACCAACTGCTTGCCCCCCATGGAAGTTCCACAGCTTGGCTACATGGCCCTTTTCGCCGACCCGGCCGGTGCCATGGTGGGTTTATGGCAGCCATTGGCGCACAAGGGGTTTCAACTGGTTGGCGAGGGTGGCGCGCCGGTATGGCACGAGCTCAATACCCGGGAGTATGACCGGGCTGTGGACTTCTACACCACGGTGCTGGGATGGAACACCAAGATAGAGGGCGATTCCGCGGATTCCCGGTATGCATGTGCACAGCATGACGGTGCGCCGATCGCGGGTGTCAACGATGCGTCGGTGGGCCAATGGGCACTTCCCGAGGGGGTGCCGGCGCATTGGGCCGTGTATTTCGGCACCGACGACACCGACGCCGGCGCGGCCAAGGCCGCTGAACTGGGTGGTGCGGTACTCGCTCCGGCTCAGGACACGCCGTATGGCCGGATGGCGCTGATAAGGGACACCACTGGCGGCACCTTCTGGCTGTGCTCCGTGGACTCCTGA
- the dinB gene encoding DNA polymerase IV, producing MTGTASILHADLDSFYASVEQRDAPALRDRPVIVGGGVVLAASYEAKHCGVRTAMGGRQALRLCPHAVVVPPRFDAYSAASKLVFEVFRDTTPLVEPLSIDEAFLDVSGLQRISGAPSDIAAALRLEVRRRAGLPITVGIARTKFLAKVASRQGKPDGLLVVEPHEELSFLRPLPVQALWGVGSVTAEKLRVYGIRTVADVADLGESTLASMVGRAMGHQLHCLANNIDPRRVDGGRRRRSIGAQCALGRGPRADSEIDAIATQLMERIARRMRGTGRSCRTVVLRLRFGDYTRATRSRTVPRPTTSTERLLSVARELVKDAGPLIKERGITLIGFSVSNFDPCGAAQLELPFSDAAENTLALDSTLDGLRDRFGTRSVTRANLLHGGGREEWGIPTFEDL from the coding sequence ATGACCGGGACAGCCAGCATCCTGCATGCCGATCTGGACTCGTTCTACGCCTCCGTCGAGCAACGTGATGCGCCGGCACTGCGCGACCGCCCGGTGATCGTCGGGGGCGGTGTCGTGCTCGCCGCCAGCTACGAAGCAAAACATTGTGGCGTGCGTACCGCCATGGGAGGTCGTCAGGCGCTACGGCTCTGCCCGCACGCGGTGGTGGTACCACCGCGTTTCGACGCCTACAGCGCCGCGAGCAAGTTGGTGTTCGAGGTCTTCCGGGATACCACTCCCCTGGTCGAGCCGCTGTCCATCGACGAGGCGTTTCTGGATGTGTCCGGTCTGCAGCGGATCTCAGGGGCGCCAAGCGATATCGCGGCCGCATTGCGCTTGGAGGTGCGGCGCCGGGCGGGACTACCGATCACCGTCGGCATCGCCCGCACCAAGTTCTTGGCCAAAGTCGCCAGCCGCCAGGGCAAGCCCGACGGACTGTTGGTGGTGGAGCCGCACGAGGAGTTGTCGTTTCTGCGCCCGCTGCCGGTGCAGGCGCTGTGGGGAGTCGGATCGGTCACCGCCGAGAAACTGCGGGTGTATGGCATCCGTACCGTCGCGGACGTGGCCGATCTGGGCGAGTCCACCCTGGCGTCGATGGTCGGACGCGCCATGGGGCATCAATTGCATTGTCTGGCAAACAATATCGATCCACGACGGGTGGATGGTGGACGGCGGCGGCGCTCGATCGGTGCGCAGTGCGCGCTTGGCCGCGGGCCACGAGCGGACAGCGAGATCGATGCCATCGCAACACAACTCATGGAGCGGATTGCCCGCCGCATGCGCGGCACCGGCCGCAGCTGTCGCACGGTGGTGCTACGACTGCGTTTCGGCGACTACACCCGCGCCACGCGCTCACGCACCGTGCCGCGACCCACCACGTCCACCGAACGCCTCCTGTCAGTGGCCCGCGAGCTTGTCAAAGACGCCGGCCCGCTCATCAAAGAACGGGGCATCACTCTGATCGGATTCTCCGTATCCAACTTCGACCCTTGTGGCGCAGCACAGTTGGAGCTGCCCTTCTCGGATGCGGCGGAAAACACCTTGGCGCTCGACAGCACCCTTGATGGGCTGCGCGACAGGTTCGGAACCCGGTCGGTCACCCGCGCCAACCTGTTGCACGGAGGCGGGCGGGAGGAATGGGGCATCCCGACCTTCGAAGACCTCTAG
- a CDS encoding MarR family winged helix-turn-helix transcriptional regulator produces the protein MEIDGTASLGYLLTRTATSLRGKVAARLEPIGLSLPEYICMRILRTYPGMSNSELARQAMVTRQAMNAVLHRLEEEGLISRPESADHGRSLPARLTRRGSTQLEKAVEAVTAGENEVMEKLTADEQRALKAMLAKCVPSQLP, from the coding sequence ATGGAAATCGACGGCACCGCGAGCCTGGGGTACTTGCTGACCCGTACCGCGACATCACTGCGGGGCAAGGTCGCGGCCCGTTTGGAGCCGATCGGCTTGAGCCTGCCCGAGTACATCTGCATGCGGATTCTGCGTACCTACCCCGGCATGTCCAACTCCGAACTGGCCAGGCAGGCCATGGTCACCCGGCAGGCGATGAACGCGGTACTGCATCGGTTGGAGGAGGAGGGCCTCATCAGCCGGCCCGAGAGTGCGGACCACGGCCGGTCGCTGCCTGCCCGCCTGACCCGGCGCGGTAGCACCCAACTGGAGAAGGCGGTGGAGGCAGTGACCGCGGGTGAGAACGAGGTCATGGAGAAGCTGACCGCCGACGAGCAGCGCGCGTTGAAGGCGATGCTGGCCAAGTGCGTGCCGAGCCAGCTGCCATGA
- a CDS encoding enoyl-CoA hydratase/isomerase family protein, producing MSATLTRDGAIATLVLGTDENRFTLPFIDEVNARIDEIVADEEPTALVVTGSGKFFSNGLDVEYLGANPDKLGWYITEVQKIFVRLLTLPVPTVAAVNGHAYGAGAMVALSCDYRVMRSDRGFFCLPEVNVGLPFTPGMSALCQGRMTPQAASATMPSGQRYGGDDCVRLQIVDAAVLEDEVISTAKGFVEPLVGKNRGTLSTIKNGMYSSIVPLLLAGLG from the coding sequence GTGTCTGCAACTCTCACCCGCGACGGCGCCATCGCCACCCTCGTGCTCGGCACCGATGAGAATCGGTTCACCTTGCCCTTCATCGACGAGGTCAACGCACGGATCGACGAGATCGTGGCCGACGAGGAACCCACAGCTCTTGTCGTGACCGGAAGCGGCAAGTTCTTCTCCAACGGGCTCGACGTCGAGTATCTGGGCGCCAACCCCGACAAGCTCGGTTGGTATATCACCGAGGTTCAGAAGATTTTTGTCCGCTTGCTCACCCTCCCGGTACCCACCGTGGCCGCCGTGAACGGACACGCCTACGGAGCGGGAGCGATGGTTGCGCTCAGCTGCGACTATCGGGTGATGCGCTCCGATCGCGGGTTCTTCTGCCTGCCGGAGGTGAACGTGGGGCTGCCCTTCACACCGGGCATGTCCGCGCTGTGTCAGGGCCGCATGACCCCACAGGCGGCGTCGGCCACCATGCCGAGCGGTCAGCGCTACGGCGGCGACGACTGCGTACGACTACAGATCGTCGACGCCGCCGTTCTCGAAGACGAAGTGATCAGTACCGCAAAGGGATTCGTAGAGCCGCTGGTGGGTAAGAACCGCGGCACACTGAGCACCATCAAAAACGGGATGTACAGCTCGATCGTCCCGCTGCTACTTGCCGGATTGGGTTGA
- a CDS encoding acyl-CoA thioesterase, whose protein sequence is MTKPELPTKADFPVHRRHQTRWADNDVYGHVNNVVYYAWFDTAVNGWLMEAAGCDIRDLPAIGVVAETSCKYLAEVSFPDELSIGLALEHSGRSSVIYKLAVFKVVDGVVEDTPRALGRFVHVYVDSDARTPVPIPEQVATALEQLR, encoded by the coding sequence GTGACCAAACCCGAGCTGCCCACCAAGGCTGACTTCCCGGTGCACCGGAGGCACCAAACTCGTTGGGCCGACAACGATGTCTACGGGCATGTCAACAACGTGGTCTACTACGCCTGGTTCGACACGGCCGTCAACGGCTGGCTGATGGAGGCGGCCGGGTGCGATATCCGCGACCTGCCCGCCATCGGGGTCGTGGCCGAAACCTCGTGCAAGTACTTGGCAGAGGTGTCCTTTCCGGACGAGCTGTCGATCGGCCTGGCACTTGAGCACAGCGGACGCAGTAGTGTCATCTACAAGCTTGCGGTGTTCAAGGTCGTCGACGGTGTTGTCGAGGACACGCCGCGTGCGCTGGGTCGGTTCGTCCATGTCTACGTGGACTCCGATGCCCGCACACCCGTCCCCATCCCCGAGCAAGTAGCGACAGCTCTCGAACAGTTGAGGTAA
- a CDS encoding alcohol dehydrogenase catalytic domain-containing protein, with translation MRIRSAVLHAAPIERPYRDTHPLKVIELELDPPGPGEVLVRIEAAGLCHSDLSVVDGNRIRPVPMALGHEAAGVIAAVGPGVRDVSPGDHVVLVYVPSCGACRYCSSGRPALCPDAAAANGRGDLIRGGTRLHDLDGTEVRHHLGVSGFADHAVVDRNSVVVIDENVPLDTAALFGCAMLTGFGAVTHTASVRPGDSVAVLGLGGVGLAVVMSAAAAGAGEVLAIDPVPAKRELALELGATSACAPDEAPGGHDWVFEVVGSAAVLEQAYALTGRGGGTVSVGLPHPDARISLPALNIVAEGRSILGSYMGSAQPQQDIPAMLALWRAGRLPVEKLKSDDLPLSDINIALDALAEGQAVRQILRPGVSA, from the coding sequence GTGCGAATTCGTAGTGCGGTGCTGCACGCGGCACCGATCGAAAGGCCGTACCGCGACACCCACCCGCTGAAAGTCATTGAGCTAGAACTCGACCCGCCGGGCCCCGGCGAGGTGCTGGTACGCATCGAAGCCGCGGGCCTGTGCCACTCGGATCTGTCGGTGGTCGACGGGAACCGGATACGTCCGGTACCCATGGCACTCGGACACGAGGCGGCCGGTGTCATCGCCGCGGTGGGCCCCGGCGTACGCGACGTCTCCCCCGGTGATCATGTGGTGCTGGTGTATGTACCGAGCTGCGGCGCGTGCAGGTACTGCTCATCCGGTCGCCCGGCGCTATGCCCGGACGCCGCCGCGGCGAACGGCCGCGGTGACCTGATCCGCGGCGGCACCCGGCTGCACGATCTGGACGGCACCGAGGTACGTCACCATCTTGGTGTCTCCGGGTTCGCCGATCATGCTGTGGTGGATCGCAATTCGGTGGTCGTCATCGATGAGAACGTTCCTCTCGACACCGCTGCCCTCTTTGGCTGCGCCATGCTCACCGGCTTTGGCGCGGTTACCCACACCGCGTCCGTGCGCCCCGGAGACTCCGTGGCGGTCCTCGGATTGGGTGGCGTCGGTCTGGCCGTGGTGATGTCGGCGGCCGCCGCCGGCGCGGGTGAGGTACTGGCTATCGACCCCGTGCCCGCCAAACGCGAACTCGCCCTTGAGCTCGGCGCCACCAGCGCCTGCGCGCCGGATGAAGCCCCCGGCGGACATGACTGGGTGTTCGAGGTGGTCGGTTCGGCCGCCGTGCTGGAGCAGGCCTACGCGCTCACCGGGCGCGGCGGCGGCACCGTGTCGGTGGGCCTACCGCATCCCGATGCACGAATCAGCCTGCCCGCGTTGAATATCGTCGCGGAGGGCCGCAGCATCCTGGGCTCATACATGGGTTCGGCGCAACCGCAACAGGACATCCCGGCCATGCTGGCGCTGTGGCGGGCGGGGCGCCTGCCAGTGGAGAAGCTCAAGTCCGATGACCTGCCGTTGTCCGATATCAATATCGCGCTCGACGCCCTTGCCGAGGGCCAGGCGGTGCGTCAGATCCTGCGCCCGGGAGTGAGCGCGTGA
- a CDS encoding TetR/AcrR family transcriptional regulator has protein sequence MTKPATRGRKTTRPSGDERIQAILATAEELLGKRPLADVSVDDLARGAGISRPTFYFYFSSKESVLLTLAERIIEEADANVASIDPAAMTSPAQYWRAVIKAYFDAFGSHRALTVALSSMQGTSPELDQRWSEVTENWVANTTVGIEAERARGAAPSVVPARDIAIALNLINQAMMRATFTGQQPAVDDGKVVDTLLHVWLNAIYGGVCANS, from the coding sequence GTGACAAAACCGGCTACGAGAGGCCGCAAAACGACGCGCCCGTCCGGGGACGAGCGGATACAAGCGATCCTGGCCACCGCCGAAGAACTGCTCGGCAAGCGCCCGCTTGCCGATGTCTCGGTCGATGATCTGGCGCGCGGAGCCGGGATTTCCCGGCCGACCTTCTACTTCTACTTCTCCTCCAAAGAGTCCGTACTCCTCACACTCGCCGAGCGAATCATCGAGGAGGCCGACGCCAATGTCGCGAGCATCGATCCCGCGGCCATGACAAGTCCCGCGCAGTACTGGCGGGCCGTGATCAAGGCCTACTTTGACGCCTTCGGCTCCCACCGGGCCCTCACTGTCGCGCTGTCCAGCATGCAAGGAACAAGCCCCGAGCTGGACCAGCGCTGGTCCGAGGTGACCGAGAACTGGGTCGCCAATACGACGGTGGGCATTGAGGCCGAACGCGCTCGTGGCGCGGCGCCCAGCGTGGTACCCGCCCGTGATATCGCGATCGCGCTCAACCTCATCAACCAGGCGATGATGCGCGCCACTTTCACCGGGCAGCAACCCGCCGTCGACGACGGCAAGGTGGTCGATACGCTGCTCCACGTCTGGCTCAACGCGATTTACGGAGGGGTTTGTGCGAATTCGTAG